The Candida albicans SC5314 chromosome 5, complete sequence genome includes a region encoding these proteins:
- the MAS2 gene encoding mitochondrial-processing protease subunit alpha (Putative processing peptidase, catalytic (alpha) subunit; protein level decreases in stationary phase cultures) produces the protein MLSRRTITRKLNKGVSKSLLSFARYNHSITSTTTPASSQPHIELTTFANGLRLITDSTPGHFSAVGAYIDAGSRYEDPKAPGLSYLRDRLSWKSTEDFTGQQMLENLSKLGGNYMSSAQRESMIYQASVFNKDIDRMVGMIGQTIRYPIFSDQEFQEALQTAEYEVAELAYKSDLYLPEELHTVAYKENTLGLPLFIPQERIPLVSKSDVIDYNNKFFQPQNTVIAMVGVPHEYALKLIMENFGDWANTTTTKPNPGIKNYTGGEISLPYTPPLYANLPELYHIQIGFETTGLLNDDLYALATLQKLLGGGSSFSAGGPGKGMFSRLYTKVLNKYPFVENCMSFNHSYIDSGIFGITLSLVPEAAHVSSQIIAHELSQLLVTEESQGGMNAKEVQRAKNQLISSLLMNVESKLARLEDLGRQIQCQGKITTIDEMVDKINRLTIKDLQNVAEKVLTGKVITSNGGTSLGLPSIVMQGERETFGDVEFILRRYGLGNYKGPEITEPRDFSSNQNEKKKKSRWF, from the coding sequence ATGCTAAGTAGAAGAACAATAACTAGGAAACTAAATAAAGGtgtttcaaaatctttacTATCATTTGCAAGATATAATCATTCCATAACCAGTACCACGACACCGGCATCACTGCAACCGCATATTGAATTAACCACATTTGCCAATGGATTGAGATTAATTACTGATTCTACACCGGGACATTTCAGTGCTGTTGGAGCGTATATTGATGCTGGTTCAAGATACGAAGATCCTAAGGCACCAGGATTATCTTATTTGCGCGATAGATTATCCTGGAAATCAACAGAAGATTTTACGGGGCAACAAATGTTGGAAAATTTATCGAAATTGGGTGGTAATTATATGAGTTCGGCTCAAAGAGAATCAATGATTTATCAAGCATCTGTTTTtaataaagatattgataGAATGGTTGGTATGATTGGACAAACCATCAGATATCCTATTTTCAGTGATCAAGAATTCCAAGAAGCATTACAAACCGCTGAATATGAAGTAGCAGAATTGGCATACAAAtctgatttatatttaccTGAAGAATTACATACTGTGGCGTATAAGGAAAACACTTTAGGACTACCATTATTCATCCCTCAGGAAAGAATCCCCTTGGTATCTAAATCAGACgttattgattataataataagttTTTCCAACCACAAAACACTGTCATTGCCATGGTTGGTGTTCCTCATGAATATGCATTGAAACTAATTATGGAAAATTTTGGTGATTGGGCAAatacaaccacaacaaaaccaaatccAGGAATTAAGAATTATACTGGTGGTGAAATTTCATTACCTTATACTCCACCATTATATGCCAATTTACCTGAATTATatcatattcaaattgGATTCGAAACCACGGGACTTTTAAATGACGATTTATATGCTTTAGCCActttacaaaaattattaggTGGTGGCTCTTCATTTTCCGCTGGAGGTCCTGGAAAGGGGATGTTTTCTCGATTATATACTAAAGTATTGAACAAATATccatttgttgaaaattgtaTGAGTTTCAATCATTCTTATATTGATAGTGGTATTTTCGGTATAACATTATCTTTAGTCCCTGAAGCTGCTCATGTTTCATCACAAATCATTGCTCATGAATTGAGTCAATTGTTAGTCACAGAAGAATCACAAGGCGGAATGAATGCAAAAGAGGTTCAACGTGctaaaaatcaattaattagttcattattaatgaatgtTGAAAGTAAATTGGCAAGATTAGAAGATTTGGGTCGTCAAATACAATGTCAAGGGAAAATCACTACTATTGATGAAATGgttgataaaattaatcGTTTAACTATAaaagatttacaaaatgTTGCAGAAAAAGTATTGACAGGTAAGGTTATAACTTCTAATGGTGGTACTAGTTTGGGTCTTCCATCAATTGTTATGCAAGGAGAAAGAGAAACTTTTGGTGATGTGGAATTTATTCTTCGAAGATATGGATTAGGTAATTACAAAGGTCCAGAAATCACGGAACCAAGAGATTTCAGTAGtaatcaaaatgaaaagaagaaaaagagtcGTTGGTTTTAG
- the VPS22 gene encoding ESCRT-II subunit protein (ESCRT-II complex protein with a role in multivesicular body (MVB) trafficking; required for processing of Rim8p; Hap43p-repressed gene): MNHSNTTNTDRDAYLQLGKSLNEQHSNQLSTQLQVFQSALINFANDHGDEISSNLEFKNKFTQIVQSIGIDPLDLLLYTSQNDRNGGTSNSNSSSNSSSNYKRSNVVATNFGVALAVKIIEICQQTRDLNGGLISLKELISTLQNSCETEGISLVVSEKDIESSLNNLNTLGKGYEILIINGKKWLKFSSTENLSNDQLKIYELCEFMGGYVTYRLLRDNYGWDKVRCKTVIDEMIMNGFLWVDSQDNGEWQYWEPSWISN; this comes from the coding sequence ATGAATCATTCCAACACCACTAATACCGATAGAGATGCCTATTTACAATTAGGTAAATCATTGAATGAACAACATTCAAACCAATTATCAACCCAATTACAAGTATTTCAATCGgcattaataaattttgcTAATGATCATGGTGATGAAATATCCCTGAATTtagaattcaaaaataaattcacTCAAATTGTTCAACTGATAGGTATTGACCCTttagatttattattatacacATCACAAAATGATAGAAACGGTGGTActagtaatagtaatagtagtagtaatagtagtagtaattaCAAAAGAAGCAATGTTGTTGCGACAAATTTCGGGGTTGCTTTAGCGGtgaaaataattgaaatatgtCAACAAACTCGTGATTTGAATGGTGGGTTGATATCActaaaagaattaatttcCACATTACAGAATTCATGTGAAACAGAAGGAATATCATTGGTAGTACTGGAAAAAGACATTGAAAGTTCATTAAATAATCTAAACACTTTAGGGAAAGGTTAtgaaatattgattataaatgGGAAGAAATGGTTAAAATTTTCATCTACAGAAAACTTATCTaatgatcaattaaaaatttatgaaCTTTGTGAATTTATGGGAGGTTATGTCACTTATAGATTATTAAGAGATAATTATGGTTGGGATAAAGTGCGATGTAAAACTGTCATTGATGAAATGATTATGAATGGGTTTTTATGGGTGGATTCACAAGACAATGGCGAATGGCAATATTGGGAACCATCTTGGATATCCAactaa